One Paenibacillus sp. FSL H7-0737 DNA segment encodes these proteins:
- a CDS encoding X2-like carbohydrate binding domain-containing protein, with protein MGKRLGMSLLVFIIAAVQFGFTGMKGNVAQAAEKSMAQKPYMGWSSYSMQVYDGAGNWTSAESVKKQSDAMHEKLQAHGYEYINIDAGWNGDMDEYGRPIPSEVLYPNGFQEVIDYVHNNGQKIGIYLIPGVSIDAYNRNLEVYGTGGECRIQDITAKPLTIMDYWNSYTYKIDFTNPCAQKYVDSIADMLGEWGIDFVKFDSVTPGSGIDNLSRDARGDVEAWSKALDRNNIWFELSWALDHNYVEFWKKYANGWRIDWDVESYDGSGLTAWPSISRLFPKAALWWRDAGPGGWNDFDSLNVGNGSMDGLTKDERKTAMTFWSISSVPLYTGNDMTRLDSYGLELLTNDEVIAVNQAGRPGHPVSMDTQQQVWYANNGDGTYSVALFNLGSRGAEVKVKWSDLGLDGPASVRDLWSHSELGTFQKEFSGGILEPHASRMLKVTALSGTSAVNNDDTGMRYSGDWKRNGGKELLEGKQDLSITIKDSSAAAMNTPQQDALSSGADPAADSASASNTSVTDVVYINDNDSGIKYNGIWQVSSAREHGDYNGDVHYTEKDGDSFEYTFTGTGIELLTEKHESQGEMIVTLDDGVAQTVNAYTSGPREVQQSLYSVSGLSNGPHTLKVSKGSGNYMLLDALRVTTESPAGGQNSSITPTSAGFDKATEQQKDVTVTLNLHGNTLSGIENNGVALREEDYTVTNDKLTIKKEYLAQQSAGITSLNIIFNAGDPQTLAVHISDSTGIRYVMVNNDDPGIKYNGNWSRSSGRGMGDYNDDVQYAEQNGDSFEYTFRGTGIQLFTEVDESQGDMDIYVDDQFKGTVSAYRNGRLSQQILYSISGLTDGQHTLKAVKKSGRFMLLDMLKVEIPNMINPIAASFDKSPSAQQDIEITLLQQPESFIGITNGSYHLVPGTDYTVAGDRVTLNKSYLAAQPVGKLNLSFTIGGDYLNDVHSTTVDGDSFEYTFKGTGIRLITPTGPDQGEVDIYVDGQWIQTVNAYSQSRLTQQEIYSISGLASGLHTLKAVKKSGNLMLTDRLKFTVPTSDGGTTNPTEPPTPTPTPTATPTPTDAGGPSIPAQPSFTPTLTPTPTPASGTDGKDDAETMRHSAYINGYPGGFFKPDAPITRAEMATILAKVAEKEATGSGVTFSDVPSSYWGADAIAKVAKMGLMNGYTDGTFKPNQPLTRAEMASLTAMLSPNSTTSGRGFSDITGHWAQAAIKKAQDIGIMNGYSDGTFRPNSKLTRAEAVTAINRVLGRGPLMGVSQPGWNDVPVSHWAFGDIEEASTDHISKPSTQGGEQWTE; from the coding sequence ATGGGAAAAAGATTGGGTATGAGTCTGCTAGTATTCATTATTGCAGCAGTACAGTTCGGTTTTACAGGAATGAAAGGCAATGTTGCGCAAGCGGCGGAAAAGAGTATGGCTCAAAAGCCGTATATGGGCTGGAGCAGTTACAGTATGCAAGTGTATGATGGGGCAGGAAACTGGACATCGGCGGAGAGCGTTAAGAAGCAATCGGATGCGATGCATGAGAAGCTGCAAGCCCATGGATATGAATATATTAATATTGATGCGGGCTGGAATGGCGATATGGATGAATACGGGAGACCTATTCCTAGTGAAGTCCTTTATCCGAACGGATTTCAGGAGGTCATTGACTATGTTCATAATAATGGACAAAAGATTGGGATCTATCTGATCCCGGGGGTATCTATCGATGCATATAACCGAAATCTTGAGGTGTATGGGACAGGCGGCGAATGTCGTATTCAGGATATTACGGCCAAGCCGCTTACCATTATGGATTATTGGAATTCCTACACCTATAAAATTGATTTCACGAATCCCTGTGCCCAGAAGTATGTGGATTCCATTGCAGATATGCTTGGTGAGTGGGGGATCGATTTCGTCAAATTCGACAGCGTAACCCCTGGGTCGGGGATTGACAACTTGAGCCGGGATGCACGCGGCGATGTAGAAGCATGGTCCAAGGCTTTGGATAGAAATAACATCTGGTTTGAGCTATCCTGGGCGCTCGACCACAATTACGTAGAATTCTGGAAAAAATATGCTAACGGTTGGCGAATTGATTGGGATGTTGAATCTTATGACGGCAGTGGGTTGACAGCATGGCCGAGTATTTCCCGATTATTCCCCAAAGCAGCACTTTGGTGGCGGGATGCAGGCCCTGGCGGCTGGAATGACTTCGATTCCCTGAATGTTGGTAACGGCTCCATGGATGGTCTGACCAAGGATGAGCGGAAGACTGCGATGACGTTTTGGTCCATTTCTTCCGTACCGCTCTATACAGGGAATGACATGACACGGCTGGATAGTTATGGACTAGAACTGCTTACCAATGATGAGGTAATTGCCGTAAATCAGGCCGGACGTCCTGGTCATCCGGTATCGATGGATACCCAGCAGCAGGTCTGGTACGCCAATAATGGAGATGGGACTTACAGCGTTGCTTTGTTCAATCTGGGTAGTCGGGGTGCGGAGGTTAAAGTCAAATGGAGTGATCTTGGCCTTGATGGTCCGGCTTCAGTGCGCGACCTATGGAGCCATTCCGAGCTGGGAACCTTTCAGAAGGAATTCAGCGGTGGCATCCTTGAACCCCATGCCTCTCGCATGCTTAAAGTAACCGCGCTAAGCGGCACATCAGCTGTCAATAACGATGATACAGGGATGCGCTACAGCGGAGATTGGAAGCGAAATGGAGGCAAGGAGCTATTAGAGGGGAAGCAGGATCTGAGCATTACAATCAAGGATTCCAGTGCTGCTGCTATGAACACTCCTCAACAGGATGCTCTTAGCTCTGGGGCTGACCCTGCTGCGGATTCAGCTTCGGCAAGCAATACCAGCGTTACGGATGTGGTTTACATTAATGATAATGACAGCGGCATTAAATACAACGGCATATGGCAGGTAAGCTCAGCTCGAGAACATGGAGATTATAATGGCGATGTGCATTATACCGAGAAAGATGGTGATTCTTTTGAGTACACCTTTACGGGAACGGGCATTGAGCTGCTGACGGAAAAGCATGAATCGCAAGGAGAAATGATTGTTACATTAGACGATGGGGTTGCACAGACTGTAAATGCGTATACAAGTGGACCGAGAGAGGTACAACAATCTCTTTATAGTGTATCAGGACTTTCTAACGGCCCTCACACGCTTAAGGTGAGCAAGGGATCGGGAAATTATATGCTGCTCGACGCGCTGAGAGTGACAACAGAAAGTCCGGCTGGGGGTCAGAACAGTTCTATCACTCCAACTTCCGCTGGGTTTGATAAAGCAACGGAACAACAGAAGGATGTCACAGTCACGCTTAATCTGCATGGTAATACGCTGAGTGGTATTGAGAATAATGGAGTGGCACTCCGCGAAGAAGATTATACGGTGACTAATGACAAATTGACCATTAAGAAGGAATATCTTGCACAGCAATCTGCTGGCATAACAAGTCTTAACATCATCTTTAACGCCGGTGATCCACAGACACTAGCGGTACACATTAGCGATTCTACAGGCATCCGTTATGTGATGGTTAATAACGACGATCCGGGAATCAAATATAACGGTAATTGGTCCCGCAGTAGTGGAAGAGGAATGGGCGACTACAATGACGATGTGCAGTATGCGGAGCAGAATGGTGATTCTTTTGAATATACCTTCAGAGGAACAGGGATTCAACTGTTCACTGAGGTAGACGAATCACAAGGGGATATGGATATCTATGTAGACGATCAATTCAAGGGCACGGTAAGCGCTTATCGAAACGGGCGATTGTCACAGCAGATTCTGTACAGTATCTCTGGGCTTACAGATGGACAGCACACACTCAAGGCTGTGAAAAAATCAGGCAGATTCATGCTGCTTGACATGCTCAAGGTAGAGATTCCGAATATGATTAATCCGATCGCAGCGAGCTTTGATAAATCGCCTTCTGCTCAGCAGGACATTGAGATTACACTTCTACAACAGCCGGAAAGCTTCATAGGCATTACGAATGGATCATATCATCTGGTTCCTGGGACCGATTATACGGTAGCTGGTGACCGTGTTACACTGAACAAATCTTATCTCGCAGCACAACCAGTGGGAAAGCTGAACCTCAGCTTTACTATTGGTGGCGATTATCTTAATGATGTGCATTCAACGACAGTGGACGGCGATTCCTTTGAATATACCTTCAAGGGCACTGGAATCCGATTGATCACACCTACGGGTCCAGATCAAGGTGAAGTAGATATTTATGTGGACGGACAATGGATTCAGACCGTGAATGCTTATAGTCAGAGTCGACTGACACAACAGGAGATTTATAGTATTTCTGGATTGGCAAGCGGCTTACACACACTTAAAGCTGTGAAGAAATCAGGTAATCTCATGCTGACAGATCGATTGAAATTCACAGTCCCAACCAGTGATGGCGGAACAACGAACCCTACAGAACCTCCAACACCAACGCCGACGCCGACGGCAACACCTACACCGACTGATGCAGGGGGTCCGTCTATACCAGCTCAGCCTTCATTCACACCTACCCTGACTCCGACGCCAACTCCGGCATCTGGAACTGATGGGAAGGATGATGCCGAGACGATGCGACATTCGGCGTATATCAACGGATATCCGGGAGGCTTCTTTAAACCCGATGCTCCCATTACCCGTGCTGAGATGGCAACCATCCTAGCGAAGGTTGCTGAGAAAGAGGCCACTGGATCAGGCGTAACATTCAGTGATGTTCCCTCCAGCTATTGGGGGGCAGATGCTATTGCCAAAGTAGCTAAGATGGGACTAATGAACGGTTATACTGATGGTACTTTTAAGC
- a CDS encoding IS3 family transposase (programmed frameshift) translates to MAKKGQTFKKYSEELKNEAVRLHLEEHMSYSQILEKLDIKSDAQLVRWIRKFKSGETFEDRRGKGGRKHFDSKDEEIAYLKAQVEYFKKAQSQSTWGGKLDTNTRCQSIQEMSERYPIVWLCKLAELSRAAYYKWKKTSDLREARQEKETNLKEHILAIHRLRPAYGYKRMRTALRKEGFPVNHKKVRRLMRELGIQSVIRKKRPFAGRKPSVLFPNVLNQEFTAHALQQKLVTDITYIRTGHEFVYLSVVMDLYNNEVVAWRISVRNDLKLVVDTVKSLQDSKALLHSDQGFQYTTRTYAQVLEDKGLVGSHSRRGNCYDNACIESFFSHLKTEKLYLEKPKNLEDAEHLVKEYILYYNKERFQKKLSDLSPEEYRNQIAA, encoded by the exons ATGGCTAAAAAGGGGCAGACGTTTAAGAAGTATTCAGAAGAATTGAAGAACGAGGCGGTTCGACTTCACTTAGAGGAGCATATGAGCTATTCACAAATTCTAGAAAAACTCGACATCAAGAGCGATGCTCAGTTGGTGAGGTGGATACGTAAATTTAAAAGTGGGGAGACCTTTGAGGACCGACGTGGAAAAGGTGGAAGGAAACATTTTGACAGTAAAGACGAAGAAATCGCGTATTTGAAGGCACAGGTTGAATACT TTAAAAAAGCTCAATCCCAATCTACATGGGGAGGGAAGTTGGATACAAATACCCGGTGCCAATCCATTCAAGAAATGAGCGAGCGATACCCGATTGTTTGGCTGTGCAAACTGGCTGAATTGTCCCGGGCTGCATACTACAAATGGAAAAAGACCTCTGACCTGCGGGAAGCACGCCAAGAGAAGGAGACGAACCTTAAGGAACATATCTTAGCCATTCATCGGCTACGTCCTGCCTATGGCTATAAGCGAATGCGTACAGCGCTTCGCAAAGAGGGATTTCCCGTAAACCATAAGAAAGTTCGCAGGTTGATGAGAGAGCTAGGCATCCAATCAGTGATTCGCAAGAAACGCCCGTTTGCCGGGCGTAAGCCTTCTGTCTTATTTCCAAACGTACTCAACCAGGAATTCACAGCCCACGCTCTTCAGCAAAAGTTAGTCACGGATATTACCTATATCCGTACAGGCCACGAATTTGTCTACTTATCTGTAGTGATGGATCTGTACAACAACGAGGTTGTGGCTTGGAGAATCTCTGTCCGTAATGACTTGAAGCTAGTGGTAGATACTGTGAAATCTCTCCAAGACTCAAAGGCTCTCCTGCACTCTGACCAGGGCTTTCAGTACACTACTCGGACGTATGCCCAGGTTTTAGAGGACAAGGGTTTGGTCGGTAGCCACTCCCGGCGGGGGAATTGCTACGACAATGCTTGTATAGAGTCATTCTTCTCTCACCTTAAGACCGAAAAATTGTATTTGGAGAAACCCAAGAATCTTGAAGATGCTGAACATTTGGTTAAGGAGTACATCCTTTACTACAACAAGGAACGCTTCCAGAAAAAACTCAGCGACCTGTCTCCGGAAGAGTACCGGAACCAGATCGCCGCTTAA